DNA sequence from the Sinomonas terrae genome:
CTGATCCCGAAGCGCTCTGCCAGCTGCTCGATGCGGATCGCACCCTCCGCCATGACCGCGTCGCTGATCGCCCGCTGTCGTTGCAATTGCCGGCTCTGACGTACGGCGGTCGCTGACTCGTCCGCTTTCAGCGTCATCTTCTCTCCCTCACCCGGTTCTCAGCTGAGGATCACGTAGCGCCAGGGCCTCGTCAAGAACGAGTCCGAAGCGGCGAGGATCGTGTGCGAAGCGCCCGAGGAAAAGCCCGTCGGCGGTCTCCCTCAGGGCCGAAAGGGTTCCGGGCTGGGCGCTGCCGCCGTAGAGGATCGACGAGGATCCGATCCGTTCATCGCTTTCGAGCACTTGTCTCAGCCCCGCAATGACCGTGCCCGCATAATCGGGGTCCGCTGCCTCCGCTTGCCCGATCGCCCAGCGAGGCTCGTAGGCGACGATGAGGTCGTGGCCGCCGTCGGACGCTGGCAGGTCTCTCGTCACGGCTTCGAGCTCAGCCGCCGTTTCCCGAGCCGCCGTCTGGGGGTCCGACTTCACGGTCTCGCCGACGCAGAGGACCGGGGTCAAGCCGTTCCTCAAGGCGGCAACGAGCTTCCGCCCGAGGATCACATCGTCTTCCCCGAACAACGCACGCCGTTCTGCGTGGCCGATCTCCGCATAACTGCACCCGACAGTGCGCAGGTCGGCACCGCTGACCGCTCCCGTGAACGCGCCGCGGTCCTCCCAGAAGAGGTCCTGGGCACCCACGCCCACCCCGGTGCCCTGCAGGGCGTCGACGACGCCGGGTATCGCGGGCAAGGAAGGCAGCACGAAGAGCCGCACTCTTCCGCCCTTGACAGCCGGATGGTCGCGGACGGCCTCTGCGACCGTCTTCGCCCATTCCACAGTGCTGTCTACATCCAGATAGAGCTTGAAGCTCACACCGAGGACGATCGGTCGCGCACCGCCCCCAGCCGCCGGAGCGGGAGGAGCAGACTCAGTCACAGGAGCCCGTGCTCTCATATCCGTCGATGACCGCGACCTTCTTGGCAGAGGCGGAATTCTCGTCGAACTCGTACCCGAGCCACTCTCTTGCGAGGCGCCGCGCGAGCTCGAGTCCGACGACGCGCTGGCCGAACGTCAGGACCTGGGCGTTGTTGCTCAGGACGCTGCGCTCGACGCTGTAGCTGTCATGCGCGGTGACCGCCCGGATCCCGGGGACCTTGTTCGCGGCGATGGCCACGCCGAGGCCTGTGCCGCAGACCAGGAGTGCGCGGTCCGCCTCGTTGTCGCGGACCTTCTCGGCGGCGGCGATGGCGATGGAGGGGTAGGCGGTATCGTCCTCTGCATCGACCCCCACATCGATGACCTCGGATACCCGTGGGTCCTTCTCCAGGTCAGCTTTGAGGGTCTCCTTGTAGTCATAGCCGGCGCCATCGGATCCGACGACGACTCGCCACGTGCGGCTCATATCAGTTCTCCTTCAGGTCGTATGCATCCAGGACAGCGCCCACCGCGGTCACGGCGAGGGCGAACGAGACGGCGCCGGGGTCCGGGGTGCCCAGGCTCTTCTCCATGTGGGGCCGTGCCCGGCCCAGCCGCGGGAGGAGGTCAGCTGTGCCGGCTGCAGCGGCCGTTGCCGTCTGAGCGGCTTCGGTCCATGCCTGCGCCAGTCCACGGCCCTCGGACGTGAGTGCCGTGAGCCGCTCGGCGAAGGGGACGAGCGCGTCCACGAGGGTCTTGTCGCCGATCTCGGCCTTGCCCGTGCGCTGCACGGCTTCGCGGGCCGCGGTCACGGCTTGGGCCACCGTCGCGGGCGCGGGGGCGTCGTCGTCGCCGATCTGCTGGCCCATCGTGCGCAGGGCGAGGCCCCACAGGGCCCCGGAGGTGCCGCCTGCCTTGTCAGCCCAGGCGTCTCCGGCCAGGACGAGGACTGTCCCAGCGCCAGCGCCCGCGGCGCTTGCGGCCGCGGCTGCCTGGGCGGCCGCTCTTGCGCCGCGCTGCATGCCAATCCCGTGGTCGCCGTCGCCGGCGATCGCGTCGAGGCGGCCTAGTTCGTCGGCCTCGCGGTCGATCACGTTTTTGATCGCATCGATGGCTTTGAGGACTTGTGCGCCTGCCGCGGCGGCTTCCTCGGACGACGCCGCCATCGCTGCCACCTCCGAGGCTGTTTCGTCGGGGGCGACGGCGGGGGCGGTTGCGCTGATGTCGACTGCTCCCTTGCGGTAGGCGGGGGTATAAGCGGGGGAACGCCATGCCTGCTCGAGTTCGTCGTCGAGCCAGACGACGGTGAGGGACAGACCGGCCATTTCGAAGCTGGTGGCGTATTCGCCGACCTCCGGGTCGACGATCGTGAGTCCCGCCTTCTCCATGAGCGGCACGATGGCTCCGTAGAGCAGGAAGAGTTCCTCCGACTTGACGGAGCCGAGGCCGTTCACGATCACTCCGATCCTGCCCGCCCCGTCTGCGGTCTCGGGACGTTCGGCGAGGAGGCGGTCGGTGAGGAGTCCTGCGAGCCCGCTGGCCGTGGCCATCGAGACCGTCTCGATCCCGGGTTCCCCATGGATCCCCATTCCCACGGCCATCATCCCGGGAGGCACGGTGAAGAGCGGCTCGGCCGTGCCGGGGAGGGTGCAGCCGGAGAAGGCGACCCCGATCGAGCGGGTGCGCTCGTTCGCGCGGGCCGCGAGGGCCGTCACGGACTCGAGGTCGAAGCCTTGCTCAGCGGCCCATCCCGCTGCCCGGAATACCACGAGGTCCCCGGCGATGCCCCTGCGCTTCTCCTGCTCGGCAGGCGGCGCGCTGCAGATATCGTCCGTGACACGCACGGTCTGGCAGGGTATGCCCTCGGCGCGCAGCTGGTCCTGGGCTTGGTCGAAGTTGAGCGCATCCCCGGCGTAGTTGCCGTAGGCCAAGAGCACGCCCGCGTCGGAGGCTGCCGCGCGGGCCACGGAGACGACCTGCTGCGCGCTGGGGGAGGCGAACACGTTCCCCATCGCTGCGCCGTGGGCGATCCCCGGTCCGACGAGTCCGGCGAAGGCCGGGTAGTGGCCGGAACCGCCGCCGATCACGACCGCGACCTGCCCGGGGGCGGTCGCGCCGGCGCGGGCGACGCCGCCGCGCACGCGGCGGACGAGATTGCGGTGTGCGGCGACGAACCCATCGGCGGAATCGTCGGCGAAGGAGGCCGCGTCGTTCAGTACGTAGCTCATGGTCCCTCTCAGTGGGCTGGGCGGGGGCGGATGCCTGAGGCATCCGCCCCCGTGTGGCCGCTCGGAAGCGGGCGGCCGGTCGTTCTGCTCTGATCAGCCGGAGTAGGTGAACGGCGCGGTCATCTTGTCGACGTTGGCCTTGGTGATCAGGATGCAGTCGAACGACTGCTTCTCCTGCGAGGGCTTGGTCCCGTTCTTGATGTACGCGTCGAGCTCGTCGACGGCCTTCTTCGTGAAGGTCGCCACGGGCTGCAGGACGGTGTAGGCGAGCGAGCCGTCCTTGACCGCGCTGACCGCATCCGGGGAACCGTCGAAGCCGCCGACGATGACGTTGGTCTTGCCGGCCTGCTTCAAGGCGGCGATCGCACCGAGTGCCATCTCGTCGTTGCCCGAGATCACGGCGTTGATGTTAGGGGTCGCCTGCAGGATGGACTGCATCTTCTGCTGGCCGAGGGCACGGTCCCAGTTCGCCGTCTGCTTCGCGACTTCCTTCCATCCCGGATACTGGGAGATGACGGTCTTGTAGCCGTTGGAACGCGTCGCTGCGTTGTTGTCCGACGGAAGCCCGAACAGTTCCGCGTAGCTGCCCTGGGTGCCGGCCGCCTTGATCCACCGCTGGGCTCCGATGGCAGCGCCCTGGGCGTTGTTGGAAACGAGCTGGCCGAGTGCCACCCCGGTCTGGTTGATCTCGGCATTGACCAGGAACACAGGGATCTTCGCATTCATCGCGCGCTTGATGTTCCCGATCGAGCCGTCCGCGTTCGCCGGGTCGAGGATGATGCCGGCGGAGTGGTTGGCGATGGCTGTGTCGATGATGGTGGACTCGGTGTTCACGTCGCCCTTCGACGCTGCCACCGTTGCCTGATAGCCGAGGTGCTCGGCTTCGGCCTTCGCGACGTTTCCTTCAGTGAGCCAGTAGGGGTTCGAGGGGTCGTTGACCACGATCGTGATCAGGCCGCCTGCCTTGCCCCCCGAGGCCGCCGAGGAGCCGGACCCGGAGCTGCTTCCACCCGAACAGCCGGTCATTGCGACGGCCGCTGTGACGCCGAGCGCCAGTGCTGCGCCAATAGCTTTGCGGAACATATGGATTCCTTCGCTCTCTTTCTTTTGCTTCCGGCTGAGGGGCTCAGACGGCCTTGTTCTTGACAGCTGATGGGACTGTGTCGCCGTTCTGGCTGCCCACCGTGGACGGCGGCAACGGGGGTGATCCTGCTCCCTCGCGCCCGGCGCGACGGCGTCGCCTGACCTGGATGCCGTTGAGGAGGACGGCGAGCACGATCACCGCGCCGGTGAAGACCGTCTGCACGTAGGCCGAGATGCCGACGATGGTCAGCCCGGCGGCGAGGAAGCCGATGACGAAGGCGCCGAGGAGGGTGCCGCGCACGGTGCCCTTGCCGCCCATCAGGGAGGCGCCGCCGATGACGACGGCCGCGATCGCTGTCAGCTCATAGGACGTGCCCTGAGTAGGACCGGCCGAGGTGAGCTCACTGGTGAGGATCACGCCTGCGATGGCCGCGCACACACCGGAGATGACGTACGCGCGGACGCGCACCTTGCGAACCGGGACGCCGGAGAGTTCGGCGGCGCGGGCATTGCCGCCTGACGCATAGAGCCATCGCCCGTAGACGGTGCGGTTCAGCAGGAGGCTCGCGACGATGGCGACGACCACGAGGATCCACACGCCGACAGGGATCCCGAGGAGGGAGTTGAAGCCAAGCCATTCGAAGCCGGTGTTGCCCAGATCGGCTCGGCCTCCGAGGTTGTTGACGGTCAGGCCGTTGGTGGTCAGCGACGCCAGGCCGCGCATCACGTACATCGTGCCGAGCGTTGCGACGAATGGTGCGACGTTCAGACGCGCGACCAGCACGCCGTTGATGAGTCCGATCACGGCCCCAGTCGCCACCGCGATGACGACGACGACCCACACCGGCGGGTACAGGACCACGCCG
Encoded proteins:
- a CDS encoding triose-phosphate isomerase family protein; this translates as MTESAPPAPAAGGGARPIVLGVSFKLYLDVDSTVEWAKTVAEAVRDHPAVKGGRVRLFVLPSLPAIPGVVDALQGTGVGVGAQDLFWEDRGAFTGAVSGADLRTVGCSYAEIGHAERRALFGEDDVILGRKLVAALRNGLTPVLCVGETVKSDPQTAARETAAELEAVTRDLPASDGGHDLIVAYEPRWAIGQAEAADPDYAGTVIAGLRQVLESDERIGSSSILYGGSAQPGTLSALRETADGLFLGRFAHDPRRFGLVLDEALALRDPQLRTG
- a CDS encoding ribose-5-phosphate isomerase gives rise to the protein MSRTWRVVVGSDGAGYDYKETLKADLEKDPRVSEVIDVGVDAEDDTAYPSIAIAAAEKVRDNEADRALLVCGTGLGVAIAANKVPGIRAVTAHDSYSVERSVLSNNAQVLTFGQRVVGLELARRLAREWLGYEFDENSASAKKVAVIDGYESTGSCD
- a CDS encoding dihydroxyacetone kinase family protein, producing MSYVLNDAASFADDSADGFVAAHRNLVRRVRGGVARAGATAPGQVAVVIGGGSGHYPAFAGLVGPGIAHGAAMGNVFASPSAQQVVSVARAAASDAGVLLAYGNYAGDALNFDQAQDQLRAEGIPCQTVRVTDDICSAPPAEQEKRRGIAGDLVVFRAAGWAAEQGFDLESVTALAARANERTRSIGVAFSGCTLPGTAEPLFTVPPGMMAVGMGIHGEPGIETVSMATASGLAGLLTDRLLAERPETADGAGRIGVIVNGLGSVKSEELFLLYGAIVPLMEKAGLTIVDPEVGEYATSFEMAGLSLTVVWLDDELEQAWRSPAYTPAYRKGAVDISATAPAVAPDETASEVAAMAASSEEAAAAGAQVLKAIDAIKNVIDREADELGRLDAIAGDGDHGIGMQRGARAAAQAAAAASAAGAGAGTVLVLAGDAWADKAGGTSGALWGLALRTMGQQIGDDDAPAPATVAQAVTAAREAVQRTGKAEIGDKTLVDALVPFAERLTALTSEGRGLAQAWTEAAQTATAAAAGTADLLPRLGRARPHMEKSLGTPDPGAVSFALAVTAVGAVLDAYDLKEN
- a CDS encoding D-ribose ABC transporter substrate-binding protein — protein: MFRKAIGAALALGVTAAVAMTGCSGGSSSGSGSSAASGGKAGGLITIVVNDPSNPYWLTEGNVAKAEAEHLGYQATVAASKGDVNTESTIIDTAIANHSAGIILDPANADGSIGNIKRAMNAKIPVFLVNAEINQTGVALGQLVSNNAQGAAIGAQRWIKAAGTQGSYAELFGLPSDNNAATRSNGYKTVISQYPGWKEVAKQTANWDRALGQQKMQSILQATPNINAVISGNDEMALGAIAALKQAGKTNVIVGGFDGSPDAVSAVKDGSLAYTVLQPVATFTKKAVDELDAYIKNGTKPSQEKQSFDCILITKANVDKMTAPFTYSG
- a CDS encoding ABC transporter permease, whose amino-acid sequence is MAEASVSRRRNPFEGLTIGAVLLEARAFLALVVIFIVFSLLAPNAFPTLSNIIVMCQQVSVYAILAVGMLVVILDGGIDLSVGSTLGLSGMVAGLALQGFPLGGVVLYPPVWVVVVIAVATGAVIGLINGVLVARLNVAPFVATLGTMYVMRGLASLTTNGLTVNNLGGRADLGNTGFEWLGFNSLLGIPVGVWILVVVAIVASLLLNRTVYGRWLYASGGNARAAELSGVPVRKVRVRAYVISGVCAAIAGVILTSELTSAGPTQGTSYELTAIAAVVIGGASLMGGKGTVRGTLLGAFVIGFLAAGLTIVGISAYVQTVFTGAVIVLAVLLNGIQVRRRRRAGREGAGSPPLPPSTVGSQNGDTVPSAVKNKAV